The sequence GTCGAGAACCTGGTCGGCGTCGAGAACGAGGGCTGGCGACTGATCACCGCGCAGCTCAACCACGAGCGGGTCATGCTCGGCCCGGCGGGCCGGCTCGAGGGTCTGCGTGACCGCGTGGTCGCGTGGGCCGAGGCGGCCGGCGTCGCAGACGAGACGGACGTACGCCGGGCGGTCGGCGAGGTGACCGCGGCCTTCCGGGTCAACGAACTCCTCAACTGGGAGGTCGCCCGGCAGGCGGCGAACGGCGGCCTGTCGGTCGCCGATGCCTCGGCATCGAAGGTGTTCGCCAGCGAGCAGGTACAGGTCCTGGGGCCGCAGTTGCTCGATGTCGTACGCCGCTACGGAGACCCGGCCGACGAGGCCACGGGCGAGTTGATCGAACTGCTCGACGCCCTCGGGAAGCGCAACCTCGTGCTGACCTTCGGTGGAGGGGTGAACGAGGTGCAGCGTGAGCTGATCGCCCAGTTCGGCCTGAAGCTGCCGCGGGTGCCGCGATGACCAGCACCGCTCAGGACACCACGCCGCACGACGACGTGATGGATCTGGTCGCACCGATGCTGGAGCGCGGGCCGACCGAGCCGCGCCTGGCGCTGGACGAGGTCAACCTGCCGATGATCCGCCACTGGCTCGAGGCGATCGGTGAAACTGATCCCCGCTTCTCGGGACCGGACGCGGTCGCGCCGCCCGCGATGGCGCAGGTCTGGACGATGTACGGGCTCGATCCGCACCGCCCATCGCACGACCCGCTGCACGGGACGATGCAGATCCTGGACAAGGCCGGGTTCACCTCGGTGCTCGGGACGAACTGTGACCAGACGTACGCGCGATTCCTGCTGCCCGGTGAGCGCACGGCGATCACGTCGCGGCTGACCTCCGTCGTCGGTCCCAAGCAGACCGGGGTCGGGACCGGCTACTTCGTGACCACCGAGAACACCTGGTGGGTGGGCGACGAGGCCGTCGCGACGATGACGTTCCGGGTGCTCAAGTTCAAGCCGGGTACGGCCGCCGCTGCCGCGCCGAAGATCGATCGGACCTTGGCCGTACGCCCGGTCCGCAACCGCGACAACGAATTCTTCTTCGAGGGCGCCGCGCTCGGCGAGGTGCGGATCCAGAAGTGCAACGCCTGCGGCGTGCTGCGGCACCCTCCGGGTCCGATGTGCCCGTCGTGCCACGCCGCCGATCGCGGCTACGTGGTCGCTTCCGGTCTCGGAACGGTGTTCTCCGAGATCACCCACCATGCGCCGGCGATCCCCGGCCGGGCCCTGCCGTTGCGGATCGTCCTGGTCGATCTCGACGAGGGCGTACGCATGGTGGGTGTCCACCTCGGGGACGAAGCACCCGAGATCGGTACGCGCGTGCGCGCGGTCTTCGACCGCATCGACGACGACCTCACCCTCGTCGCATGGGAGCCCGCCGCCTCCGCCGAAACCCGACAGATGTCAGCCGAAACCCGACAACTGTCAGGTCGAGATGCGGAGATTGTCACCGATCTGGTCGTCCACGACCTGCCGGCGTGGGAGGTGCCGATCACCCCGACGCTGGTCGTGTCGACCGCGCTCGCCACCCGCGACTTCCAGGACGTGCACCATGACCGCGACCTCGCGGTGAAGCGAGGATCGAAGGACATCTTCCTCAACATCCTGAGTACGACGGGGCTGGTGCAGCGGTTCGTCGGCGAATGGGCGCGTGAGCGTTTCGGGGCGGACGTACGCATCACTGCCTGCGCCCTGCGGCTCGGCGCGCCGGCGTACCCGGGCGACACGCTCACCTTCACAGGCGACGTGGTCACTGACGACGGTCGCGAGGTTGTCGTCGACGTGGTCGGGGCGGTGTCGCTCGGCAACCACGTGAATGCGCGCGTGACACTGGTCAGGGGAGAGGCATGAGCATCGGGTTCAGCGGAGTGGCGGCCATCGCAGGCATCGGGGCCACCGAGTTCTCCAAGGAGTCCGGCCGCTCCGAGCTGCAGTTGTCTGCCGAGGCGACCCTGGCGGCGCTGGCGGACGCGGGCCTTGCGCCGAGCGACGTCGACGGTCTGGTCACCTTCACGATGGACAACTCCTCGGAGATCGCGCTCGCCCGCGAGCTCGGCATGGGCGACCTGCGCTTCTTCAGCCGGATCAACTACGGCGGCGGAGCGGCGTGCGGCACGGTGCAGCAGGCCGCGATGGCGGTGGCGACCGGCGTGGCCGACGTCGTCGTGGCGTACCGAGGCTTCAACGAGCGGTCGGGTCAGCGCTTCGGGCAGGTGCAGAGCTGGGCGGCGACCCAGGTCAACACCAACGGTCTCGACAACGCCTGGACGTACCCGCACGGTCTCTCGACCCCGGCCGCGACGGTCGCGATGCAGGCGCGTCGTTACATGCACGAGTACGGCGCGACTTCGGAAGACTTCGGGCGCGTGGCGGTTGCCGACCGGCGTCACGCCGCGACGAATCCGGCCGCGTTCTTCCACGGGAAGCCGATCACGCTGGAGGACCACCAGGCCTCACGACTGATCGCCGACCCGCTGCGACTCCTTGACTGCTGCCAGGAATCCGATGGTGCGGTCGCGATCGTGGTGACGACGACCGAGCGCGCCCGCGACCTCGCCCAGGGGGGCGTACCGATCCTCGCCGCCGCTCAGGGGAGCGCGGCCGATCAGTTCGTGATGACCTCCTACTACCGCGATGACATCGGGGTGCCCGAGATCGGCGTCGTGGGGCGGGAACTGTGGCGACAGTCCGGCCTAGGGCCGGCGGACATGCAGACGGCGGTGTTGTACGACCACTTCACGCCGTATGTGCTGATGCAGCTCGAGGAGCTCGGCTTCTGCGGTCGCGGTGAGGCTCCTGGCTTCATTGCCGACGGCGCGATCGAACTGGGTGGGCGGCTGCCGATCAACACCCATGGCGGGCAGCTCGGGGAGGCGTACATCCACGGCATGAACGGCATTGCCGAGGGCGTACGCCAGTGCCGTGGGACCTCGGTGAATCAGGTCGATGCGGTCGAGCATGTACTCGTCACTGCCGGCACGGGTGTGCCAACCAGTGGGCTGATCCTCGGCACCCGCGAACCGTGAGGTTTTCAGGCCCGAATCGTGATGATCGTTCACGGTTCGGGCCTGCAACTTTCACGGTTTGGCGTCAGGCTCGGACGCGCGCGGCGAGCTTGTCGAGGTAGCGCAGGACGTCGTCGGGCTCGGCGTCGGGCACACCCCAGATGAGCTCGTGGGCCTCGGCGCGCTCCCAGTCCGCGTACTCCTCCTCGGTGGGTCGCTTGTAGACGAGGATCCTGACCTCTGGCTCGCCGTCACGTCCCGCGTCGACCCATTCACGTCGCAGCAGCGCGGCGCGGTCGGCGATCTCGACCTCGCGCGGCGTTGTCATCCAGCCGTCGGCGTGCTGGGCGATCCAGCGCATCGTCTGCGGACCGCCGCCGGCTCCGACCACGACGGGGATCCGGCCGCGCGCCGGCTTGGGGTACGCCCAACTCGGCCCGAACGACACGAACTCGCCGTCGTACGACGCCTCCTCCTCCGACCACAGCGCCCGCATCGCCTCGAGGTATTCGCGCAGGACGGTCCGACGACGATCAGCCGGCACGTGGTGGTCGGCGAGTTCGTCGGTGTTCCAGCCGAACCCGACACCGATGCTCAGGCGCCCGTCGGACAGGTGGTCGAGTGTCGCCAGCGACTTTGCCAGCGTGATCGGGTCCGACTCCACCGGCAGGGCCACGGCAGTCGAGAGCCCGATCCGCGATGTCACCGCCGCACAGGTCGCCAACGACACCCACGGGTCCAGCGTGCGCAGGTATCGATCGTCGGGCAGTTCCTTGGACCCGGAGGGGTGCAGAGCGTCGCGGCGAACCGGGATGTGGGTGTGCTCCGGCACGTAGATCGTGTCGAATCCTCGCTCCTCAGCGGCGATCGCGAGAGCGGCGGGACGGATCCCTCGGTCAGAGGTGAAAAGCACGATTCCGTGGCGCATGGACCCACCTTAGAAGTCATGGCGCCAGAAAACTAGAACGTGTTACATTTTTGGAATGATCCTGAATCTCTTTAAGTTGGATGGTCGGGCAGCGGTCGTGACCGGCGCAGGACGCGGCATCGGTGCGGCCTCCGCCATCGGTCTGGC comes from Nocardioides baekrokdamisoli and encodes:
- a CDS encoding lipid-transfer protein → MSIGFSGVAAIAGIGATEFSKESGRSELQLSAEATLAALADAGLAPSDVDGLVTFTMDNSSEIALARELGMGDLRFFSRINYGGGAACGTVQQAAMAVATGVADVVVAYRGFNERSGQRFGQVQSWAATQVNTNGLDNAWTYPHGLSTPAATVAMQARRYMHEYGATSEDFGRVAVADRRHAATNPAAFFHGKPITLEDHQASRLIADPLRLLDCCQESDGAVAIVVTTTERARDLAQGGVPILAAAQGSAADQFVMTSYYRDDIGVPEIGVVGRELWRQSGLGPADMQTAVLYDHFTPYVLMQLEELGFCGRGEAPGFIADGAIELGGRLPINTHGGQLGEAYIHGMNGIAEGVRQCRGTSVNQVDAVEHVLVTAGTGVPTSGLILGTREP
- a CDS encoding LLM class F420-dependent oxidoreductase → MRHGIVLFTSDRGIRPAALAIAAEERGFDTIYVPEHTHIPVRRDALHPSGSKELPDDRYLRTLDPWVSLATCAAVTSRIGLSTAVALPVESDPITLAKSLATLDHLSDGRLSIGVGFGWNTDELADHHVPADRRRTVLREYLEAMRALWSEEEASYDGEFVSFGPSWAYPKPARGRIPVVVGAGGGPQTMRWIAQHADGWMTTPREVEIADRAALLRREWVDAGRDGEPEVRILVYKRPTEEEYADWERAEAHELIWGVPDAEPDDVLRYLDKLAARVRA
- a CDS encoding OB-fold domain-containing protein, translated to MTSTAQDTTPHDDVMDLVAPMLERGPTEPRLALDEVNLPMIRHWLEAIGETDPRFSGPDAVAPPAMAQVWTMYGLDPHRPSHDPLHGTMQILDKAGFTSVLGTNCDQTYARFLLPGERTAITSRLTSVVGPKQTGVGTGYFVTTENTWWVGDEAVATMTFRVLKFKPGTAAAAAPKIDRTLAVRPVRNRDNEFFFEGAALGEVRIQKCNACGVLRHPPGPMCPSCHAADRGYVVASGLGTVFSEITHHAPAIPGRALPLRIVLVDLDEGVRMVGVHLGDEAPEIGTRVRAVFDRIDDDLTLVAWEPAASAETRQMSAETRQLSGRDAEIVTDLVVHDLPAWEVPITPTLVVSTALATRDFQDVHHDRDLAVKRGSKDIFLNILSTTGLVQRFVGEWARERFGADVRITACALRLGAPAYPGDTLTFTGDVVTDDGREVVVDVVGAVSLGNHVNARVTLVRGEA